The Thiorhodovibrio litoralis genome includes a window with the following:
- the ubiT gene encoding ubiquinone anaerobic biosynthesis accessory factor UbiT codes for MPLPVQVSSSEKTPTIPRLFTWPLGFVPAKLQTGALTQILNRVFAPELSDGELDFLDEKVMRIRVEDVGLEYRLTLTNGKLRAAQPGQAEDLSIEGNAYEFLLLATRQEDPDTLFFNRRLRLGGSTELGLYVKNFLDGLELEPRLGPLLPVMKGATGVLGRFGR; via the coding sequence ATGCCTCTACCCGTGCAAGTGAGTTCCTCAGAAAAAACCCCCACCATCCCGCGCCTGTTCACCTGGCCCCTGGGCTTCGTCCCCGCGAAGCTGCAAACCGGCGCACTGACGCAAATCCTCAACCGTGTTTTCGCTCCAGAGTTGAGCGACGGCGAGCTGGATTTTCTCGACGAGAAAGTCATGCGCATTCGCGTTGAGGATGTCGGCCTCGAATACCGCCTGACCCTGACCAACGGCAAGCTGCGGGCCGCCCAACCCGGACAAGCCGAAGACCTGAGCATCGAAGGCAACGCCTATGAGTTCCTGCTGCTCGCCACCCGCCAGGAGGACCCGGACACCCTGTTCTTCAACCGCCGCCTGCGCCTCGGCGGCAGCACCGAGCTGGGCCTTTATGTGAAGAACTTTCTCGACGGGCTGGAACTCGAGCCCCGCCTGGGGCCGCTGCTGCCGGTGATGAAAGGCGCCACCGGTGTACTGGGGCGATTTGGCCGCTGA